One Fusarium oxysporum f. sp. lycopersici 4287 chromosome 8, whole genome shotgun sequence genomic region harbors:
- a CDS encoding elongation factor 1-alpha translates to MSLSAITGHLIYQCGGIDKRTIEKFEKEAAELGKGSFKYAWVLDKLKAERERGITIDIALWKFETPRYYVTVIDAPGHRDFIKNMITGTSQADCAILIIAAGTGEFEAGISKDGQTREHALLAYTLGVKNLIVAINKMDTTKWSEARYQEIIKETSSFIKKVGYNPKAVAFVPISGFNGDNMLTPSTNCPWYKGWEREIKSGKLSGKTLLEAIDSIEPPKRPVDKPLRLPLQDVYKIGGIGTVPVGRIETGVIKPGMVVTFAPSNVTTEVKSVEMHHEQLTEGQPGDNVGFNVKNVSVKDIRRGNVAGDSKNDPPMGAASFTAQVIVLNHPGQVGAGYAPVLDCHTAHIACKFAEIQEKIDRRTGKATEAAPKFIKSGDSAIVKMVPSKPMCVEAFTDYPPLGRFAVRDMRQTVAVGVIKAVEKSSGAAGKVTKSAAKAAKK, encoded by the exons ATGAGCTTATCTGCCATC ACCGGTCACTTGATCTACCAGTGCGGTGGTATCGACAAGCGAACCATCGAGAAGTTCGAGAAG GAAGCCGCTGAGCTCGGTAAGGGTTCCTTCAAGTACGCCTGGgttcttgacaagctcaaggccgAGCGTGAGCGTGGTATCACCATCGATATTGCTCTCTGGAAGTTCGAGACTCCTCGCTACTATGTCACCGTCATTG ACGCTCCCGGTCACCGTGAtttcatcaagaacatgaTCACTGGTACTTCCCAGGCCGATTgcgccattctcatcattgcCGCCGGTACTGGTGAGTTCGAGGCTGGTATCTCCAAGGATGGCCAGACCCGTGAGCACGCTCTTCTTGCCTACACCCTTGGTGTCAAGAACCTCATTGtcgccatcaacaagatggaCACCACCAAGTGGTCTGAGGCCCGTTACCAGgagatcatcaaggagaCCTCCTCTTTCATCAAGAAGGTCGGCTACAACCCCAAGGCTGTCGCTTTCGTCCCCATCTCCGGTTTCAACGGTGACAACATGCTTACCCCCTCCACCAACTGCCCCTGGTACAAGGGTTGGGAGCGTGAGATCAAGTCCGGCAAGCTCAGTGGCAAGACCCTCCTCGAGGCCATTGACTCCATCGAGCCCCCCAAGCGTCCCGTTGACAAGCCCCTCCGTCTTCCCCTCCAGGATGTCTACAAGATCGGTGGTATTGGAACGGTTCCCGTCGGCCGTATCGAGACTGGTGTCATCAAGCCCGGTATGGTCGTTACCTTCGCTCCTTCCAACGTCACCACTGAAGTCAAGTCCGTCGAGATGCACCACGAGCAGCTCACTGAGGGCCAGCCCGGTGACAACGTTGGTTTCAACGTGAAGAACGTCTCCGTCAAGGACATCCGACGTGGTAACGTCGCTGGTGACTCCAAGAACGACCCCCCTATGGGTGCCGCTTCTTTCACCGCTCAGGTCATCGTCCTCAACCACCCCGGTCAGGTCGGTGCTGGTTACGCTCCCGTCCTCGATTGCCACACTGCCCACATTGCCTGCAAGTTCGCCGAGATCCAGGAGAAGATCGACCGCCGAACCGGTAAGGCTACTGAGGCCGCccccaagttcatcaagtctGGTGACTCCGCCATCGTCAAGATGGTTCCCTCCAAGCCCATGTGTGTTGAGGCTTTCACTGACTACCCTCCTCTGGGTCGTTTCGCCGTCCGTGACATGCGACAGACTGTCGCCGTTGGTGTCATCAAGGCTGTCGAGAAGTCCAGCGGTGCTGCCGGCAAGGTCACCAAGTCCGCTGCCAAGGCCGCCAAGAAATAA
- a CDS encoding hypothetical protein (At least one base has a quality score < 10), with translation MISRAVRVPRIRLACRFGLITQRSTGLGFRPSPVHDGLARRLYTSELGNAGENKVEPFITDTEASKIKPKEESKVSSTGAEDATPAPNLPSSTDVGSEPTSSSEEPQLDDDSISKPEFDAKASPGDETFPEKPIDNAQAVLDGALDESPSQPRLSRYVLPDLPDLPKSSSRHSPSPEQYALDDLLGESQKPGIEVSALPELEAQDVGDELMPLPKRRLYDRLMHDESLGVSTLGMPADAIIINNPNRTRIERPAPTVMEAKPIENTDLDWENLTPSEMTEPESEEIFKNIDELCPVSRILRLTDIDKLVNTLCDGFTVTQLREYHSVRKPQPRDHDMVKYEWIEQIVPWTSMNSVRLRGNDKATLAQKIVLDKWKIEVQEHADDLGKAFIWMDPDIFPFLTYGPNNIGRLLWELRRDFVVGEDEKLTLHTPKCRLNITAKKSTTYGILAHIDQAVQRMKSRVIDVAPLLPKTRSAALTPTERKELGRLTKTSITPVRHGSQEKLRVSWMPQPDEPPTETEDLADTVFRLIVGRVVPGADHGVLQCLPRLDDQDLVTGQPVPVQRQARAMSWRDKLQKWLRIVAPISKNTQNTPPLGLSSELAIPEEKCPRTGNVDATTATFGHILHQRASTSMKELYRKRRILAPLTPHPAAFSALKPDNDLPLKETTSIVMHLSPHFDSSKSPVTDPKKKLPADPAVYITIPVHPQADLDNFKIPDDVTAHIYVPWHNSDVLLPTEAVDVRLEHRRSHALPISHPGMKSFFEKSQLNLREGQLRTPSQAMLRVPGSWLRGSGSGRMNTEKRDVLYDFRGTEIHQTVEMPWNGHTLRYSSIEAGQHGGQRQEITLQAGLPGENPVAFKDERRVGFLQLVEDMATGKCFSWSEGYKSIKSRQLEDFSYNLFGEDLPEDVIVDNEKFDSRGRVNRYRPATSGDSDKPDPRGRFNQHRPAIEMGNDRFDSRGRVGERESATKANGDKLEIRGCVNERTSGPKPKTGAPVEIFDDIEALFAAEGQTFELNPDKTPKPDEQQLDETKSDEKVSDEKYPDPIAKRKATDDLMSFLDEYASPKAFVSEDNKKLYGIDAAYHHKKSRTSVPKDTPPIDKLPDLPEFPEATPPKPNNLPDLSELLEDKATPPKPQKEDVATKKEKTRKKVQSEYFATQEPVPKPKATPKKLATTGKAKDKPSKYTLPELQKPATMSDADAFAAQFARRATSENRGKDQNSVIGFFDTLPNEKKPAKKQPAQKKKTSTSKRKQPTSSNSKRKRL, from the exons ATGATTTCTAGAGCGGTGCGAGTGCCGCGTATTCGCCTGGCATGCAGGTTTGGCTTAATAACACAACGCAGCACTGGACTGGGCTTCCGACCAAGTCCAGTCCATGACGGCCTGGCACGACGATTATATACATCCGAACTTGGAAATGCAGGGGAGAACAAGGTTGAGCCTTTTATAACGGATACGGAAGCTTCGAAAATAAAGCCGAAAGAAGAGTCAAAGGTTTCATCTACAGGGGCAGAAGACGCGACACCGGCTCCGAATCTTCCCTCCTCTACCGACGTCGGCTCTGAGCCAACTAGTAGCTCCGAGGAACCTCAATTAGACGATGACTCGATCTCCAAACCTGAGTTCGACGCAAAGGCATCTCCTGGCGACGAGACATTCCCAGAGAAGCCAATTGACAATGCACAAGCAGTACTGGACGGTGCACTGGACGAATCCCCATCACAACCGCGATTGTCAAGATATGTTTTACCTGACCTGCCCGACCTCCCCAAATCGTCGTCAAGACATTCACCTAGCCCCGAACAGTATGCGCTGGACGACCTTTTGGGAGAATCGCAGAAGCCAGGGATCGAGGTATCTGCACTTCCTGAACTAGAAGCCCAAGATGTTGGGGACGAGCTCATGCCTTTGCCAAAGAGACGCCTTTACGATCGTCTTATGCACGATGAATCACTTGGAGTCTCTACTCTGGGAATGCCAGCAGATGCCattatcatcaacaatccGAATAGGACACGCATCGAGCGGCCAGCCCCCACCGTGATGGAAGCGAAACCTATAGAAAACACAGATCTTGACTGGGAAAATTTGACTCCTTCCGAAATGACAGAGCCTGAATCTGAAGAGATATTCAAGAATATCGACGAACTTTGCCCCGTGAGTCGTATTTTGCGTCTAACTGATATCGACAAGCTCGTCAACACTCTTTGCGACGGTTTCACAGTCACCCAGCTACGGGAGTATCACAGTGTTCGCAAGCCACAACCCAGGGATCATGACATGGTAAAATACGAGTGGATAGAACAGATTGTACCATGGACATCAATGAACTCGGTTCGACTGCGTGGCAATGATAAGGCCACTCTTGCTCAGAAGATCGTGTTGGATAAATGGAAGATCGAGGTTCAGGAACATGCGGACGATCTTGGAAAAGCGTTTATTTGGATGGATCCTGACATCTTCCCCTTTCTCACAT ATGGCCCCAACAACATAGGGCGTCTACTCTGGGAGCTCAGAAGGGATTTCGTAGTCGGCGAAGACGAGAAGCTAACACTGCATACCCCAAAATGCCGCCTCAATATTACAGCGAAGAAGTCGACTACTTACGGTATCCTCGCTCATATCGACCAGGCCGTgcagaggatgaagagccGGGTTATCGACGTTGCCCCTCTTCTCCCGAAGACTCGATCAGCAGCCCTGACGCCGACAGAGCGCAAGGAGCTCGGCCGGCTAACCAAGACTTCAATCACGCCTGTAAGGCATGGCTCCCAGGAG AAGTTGCGCGTCTCCTGGATGCCCCAGCCTGACGAGCCTCCAACCGAGACTGAAGACCTTGCAGACACAGTGTTCCGCTTAATCGTTGGCCGTGTCGTCCCGGGCGCTGACCACGGTGTCCTCCAGTGTCTTCCGCGACTGGACGACCAAGACCTAGTCACTGGCCAGCCCGTCCCTGTACAACGCCAGGCTCGGGCTATGTCGTGGAGAGACAAGCTCCAGAAGTGGCTGAGAATTGTCGCACCCATCAGCAAGAACACTCAAAACACTCCACCGTTAGGGCTGTCCTCCGAATTAGCGATTCCCGAAGAGAAATGTCCTCGCACTGGAAATGTAGACGCTACTACAGCAACGTTTGGCCATATCCTACACCAACGCGCTAGCACTTCGATGAAGGAACTCTACCGCAAACGCCGCATCCTAGCTCCCCTTACACCTCATCCCGCTGCTTTCTCCGCCCTCAAACCCGACAACGACTTGCCCCTAAAGGAGACTACTTCCATTGTTATGCACCTTTCGCCTCATTTCGATTCTTCAAAGAGTCCAGTAACAGATCCTAAGAAGAAACTCCCTGCAGATCCTGCTGTCTATATTACCATCCCCGTCCACCCTCAGGCTGATCTCGACAACTTCAAGATCCCCGACGACGTAACCGCCCACATTTATGTGCCCTGGCACAACAGCGACGTGCTGCTTCCTACAGAGGCTGTAGATGTCCGCCTTGAGCACAGGCGCTCCCATGCTCTCCCAATAAGTCACCCAGGCATGAAGAGTTTCTTTGAGAAATCGCAACTCAACCTTCGTGAAGGTCAACTTCGAACACCGAGCCAGGCCATGCTCAGGGTTCCAGGATCATGGTTGCGAGGAAGTGGCAGCGGCAGGATGAACACCGAAAAAAGAGACGTTCTTTACGACTTCCGTGGAACTGAGATCCATCAGACCGTGGAAATGCCTTGGAATGGCCACACACTGCGCTACTCTAGCATCGAGGCTGGACAGCACGGCGGCCAACGCCAGGAGATTACACTCCAGGCTGGTTTACCAGGCGAGAACCCAGTTGCTTTCAAGGATGAGAGACGTGTGGGCTTTTTACAGCTGGTCGAGGACATGGCCACTGGGAAATGCTTCTCCTGGTCTGAGGGCTACAAATCCATCAAGAGCCGCCAGCTAGAAGATTTCAGTTACAATCTGTTTGGAGAGGATCTCCCTGAGGATGTTATTGTCGACAACGAAAAGTTTGATTCGCGCGGTCGCGTCAATCGATACAGACCAGCTACGAGCGGAGACAGTGACAAGCCTGATCCGCGTGGCCGCTTTAATCAACATAGACCAGCCATCGAGATGGGCAATGATAGGTTTGATTCGCGTGGTCGTGTCGGTGAGCGTGAGTCAGCCACGAAGGCGAACGGTGACAAGCTTGAAATCCGCGGTTGTGTGAATGAACGCACGTCTGGCCCAAAGCCAAAGACAGGAGCTCCAGTTGAGATCTTTGACGACATAGAGGCATTGTTTGCGGCGGAGGGCCAGACTTTTGAGCTCAACCCCGACAAGACACCCAAACCTGACGAGCAACAGCTTGACGAGACCAAATCTGACGAGAAAGTGTCTGATGAGAAATATCCCGATCCTATCGCCAAAAGGAAAGCGACAGATGATCTCATGAGTTTCCTCGACGAGTACGCCAGCCCTAAGGCCTTTGTGAGTGAAGACAACAAGAAGCTCTACGGCATCGATGCTGCCTACCACCACAAGAAGTCAAGGACGAGCGTTCCTAAGGATACTCCTCCGATCGACAAATTACCAGATTTGCCAGAATTTCCAGAAGCCACACCCCCGAAACCTAACAACTTGCCAGATTTGTCAGAATTGCTAGAAGACAAGGCCACGCCCCCAAAACCTCAAAAGGAAGATGTTGCAACGAAAAAAGAGAAGACTCGCAAAAAGGTCCAGAGTGAGTACTTCGCAACCCAGGAGCCAGTACCCAAGCCCAAAGCAACGCCAAAGAAATTAGCAACTACCGGGAAAGCCAAGGACAAGCCAAGCAAATATACCCTCCCAGAGCTACAGAAACCCGCCACAATgtcagatgcagatgcattTGCTGCTCAGTTCGCCAGACGAGCGACTTCAGAGAACAGAGGGAAGGACCAAAATAGTGTCATTGGGTTCTTCGACACCCTTCCAaacgagaagaagcctgcTAAAAAGCAGCCCGctcagaaaaagaaaacgtCTACTTCAAAGAGAAAACAGCCGACATCGAGTAACTCGAAACGCAAAAGGCTTTGA
- a CDS encoding hypothetical protein (At least one base has a quality score < 10), with amino-acid sequence MDGLICLGITWKQLIAHIESQSRLKQLRLDCVGQLHTDCIYNTESSATLIFSGVWINNSIFETKQKTTLFSNHSTLVQASLSPLIPGPDPRTRYSLAKAVSTKDKQSVQAQQGQGPDPIYSIEPKTWKQPKQPSPAQPKQETKSISSAWTERQKETDLTYLLTVP; translated from the exons ATGGACGGACTGATTTGCCTGGGAATTACCTGGAAGCAACTTATTGC GCACATCGAGTCTCAATCGCGGCTGAAACAGCTTCGACTGGACTGCGTCGGCCAACTGCATACTGACTGCATATACAACACCGAGTCCAGCGCAACACT CATTTTCTCAGGTGTTTGGATCAACAATAGCATCTTCGAAACCAAGCAGAAAACCACTCTATTTTCCAACCATTCCACTTTAGTCCAAGCTTCTCTGAGCCCCTTGATCCCCGGACCTGATCCCCGGACACGATACTCGCTAGCGAAGGCCGTGTCCACCAAAGACAAGCAAAGCGTCCAGGCacaacaaggacaaggaccGGATCCAATTTACTCCATTGAACCAAAGACTTGGAAGCAGCCGAagcagcccagcccagcccagcccaagCAAGAAACCAAATCGATCAGCAGTGCTTGGACCGAGCGTCAGAAGGAAACGGACCTTACTTACTTACTTACTGTACCTTGA